A region of the Chryseobacterium gotjawalense genome:
ACAAATTCACTAAATCTGCAGAAGAAGCAATTGCTAAAGCAGGAGGTAAAGCAATTACTCTATAATTTTTACAATGAAAGAATTTATACAAACACTAAAAAACATTTGGAGTCTTAAGGAACTAAGAGAAAAAATACTTTTTACTCTTGGAATTGTCCTAGTGTATAGATTCGCATCTTATATTTCCTTACCGGCCATTAACATGGCAGAGGTAGGGAATCTTTTGGATATTTACAAAAACCAGGGAGGCAACAAGCAAGGAGCAGGACTTCTTGGCTTGCTTTCTTCGTTTACAGGTGGGGCATTCAGTAGAGCGTCGATTATGGCACTCGGTATTATGCCTTATATTTCTGCTTCCATTATTGTGCAGTTAATGGGTATGGCAATTCCGTACCTTCAGAAATTGCAGAAAGATGGCGAAAGTGGTAGAAATACCTTAAACCAAATTACAAGATGGTTAACTATTGCAGTTTGTTTGGTACAGGCACCTTCTTACCTTACTTCAATCACTCAGATGTTCTTGCCGCACGCACAGTTTGCTTCTGCTTACTATGTAAATCCGCAGTCCATTATGTTCTGGTTGCCTAGTATCGTAATTTTGGTCGCTGGTTCTGTATTCGCGATGTGGTTAGGAGAAAAGATTACCGATAAAGGAATCGGAAACGGAATATCTATCCTTATTATGGTTGGTATTCTTGCTGATTTCCCAGGTGCTTTCATTCAGGAAGTTGCAACTCAAACAGGTAAAGGTGGTTTTGGTACCATTATGATCCTTATTGAAATTCTCTTCTGGATGTTGGTTGTCCTTTTAGCAATCGTTCTTTCGGTCGCAGTTCGCAAAATTCCTATTCAATATGTAAGTAGAGCGCAAGCAAGAGGTGGGGTAAACAAAAATTTAATGCAAGGTGCAAGACAATGGATTCCTTTAAAAGTAAATGCTTCTGGAGTAATGCCAATCATCTTTGCGCAGGCACTAATGTTTGTTCCTGGATTGTTGACGAAAGTTGATGAGACAAACACCTTCTTAGCAGGATTCAAAAATGTATTTAGTTGGCAGTACAATGTATTGTTTGCGTTATTAATTATCATCTTCTCATTTTTCTATACCGCAATTACAATTCCGGTGAATCAAATGGCTGATGATTTAAAAAGAAATGGTGGACTGATTCCGAAGGTAAGACCCGGGAAAGAAACCGCTGATTATCTGGATGATATTTTGTCAAAAATAACCTTGCCAGGTTCTATCTTTTTAGCTATCTTTGCAATCCTTCCAGCACTTGTGCATGGAGCGTTTGTTCAGACCGATCGTTTTGCCCTGTTTTTCGGGGGTACATCACTTTTGATTATGGTCGGGGTGATCTTAGACACTGTACAGCAAATCAATACGTATTTGTTGAATCATCATTATGATGGCTTAATGCAGTCTAAATTATCTAGAACGAACAATAATTTGTAATTAGATAAATGGCAAAACAAAAACATATTGAACAAGACGGCGTTATTACGGAAGCACTTTCGAACGCCCAATTTCGTGTTGAGCTAGAAAATGGTCACGTACTTATCGCGCACATTTCTGGTAAAATGCGGATGCATTATATTAAACTTCTCCCTGGCGACAAGGTGAAGTTAGAATTATCTCCTTATGATTTATCAAAAGGAAGAATAACCTTCAGATATTAATTTCAGCTAAAACTGAATTTAAGTATATAAAGAGAACTTCAATAGAATTGAAGAATTATATTGAAGTTCTAAATTTAAACAAAATGGGAATGATTCCGTAAGATCTCATTTAACCGTTGTAAAATTAACAAAGTAAGTAACGAATGAAAGTTAGAGCATCTATCAAAAAAAGAAGTGCTGATTGCAAGATCGTTCGCCGAAAAGGCGTTCTGTTTGTAATCAACAAGAAGAACCCAAAATTTAAACAAAGACAAGGCTAAAATTAAATTATGGCGAGAATTTCCGGTATTGATTTACCAAAAAACAAAAGAGGCGTTATCGGTTTAACTTATATCTATGGTGTTGGAAGAAGTACTTCTTCTGAGATCTTGAAAGCAGCCGGCATCAGCGAAGACAAGAAAGTCAACGAATGGAATGACGATGAATTGGCATTAATCAGAAACTACATCACTGAAAACATCAAAGTGGAAGGTGAATTGCGTTCTGAAACACAACTAAACATCAAGCGATTGATGGATATTGGTTGCCAACGAGGAATACGTCACAGACTGGGATTACCTTTAAGAGGACAAAGAACAAAGAATAATTCTAGAACCCGAAAAGGAAAGAGAAAAACTGTTGCTAACAAGAAAAAAGCAAGTAAATAATCGGTAAGAATTATGGCAAAACAGACAAAAGCAGTTAAGAAAAGAAAAGTAAAAGTTGAAGCAATTGGTGAAGCACACATCCAGGCGACTTTCAACAATATTATCATTTCTTTAACAAATAAAAGTGGAGAAGTAATCTCATGGGCATCTGCCGGAAAAATGGGATTCAGAGGTTCAAAGAAGAATACTCCTTTTGCAGCGCAAATGGCTGCGGAAAATTGCTCAACAGTAGCACACGATGCTGGACTACGCAGAGTAAAGGTTTACGTGAAAGGTCCTGGAGCAGGTAGAGAATCTGCGATCAGAACCATCCACAATTCAGGAATTGAAGTTAGTGAAATCGTTGATGTGACTCCAATGCCACATAATGGTTGTAGACCACCAAAAAGAAGAAGAGTATAATCTATTATTTTATGTTTTAGCTTTAAATAATAATGATTATACATTATTAATCTAAAATCTAAAATCTAGAATCTAAAATCTTAAAAAATATGGCAAGATATATTGGACCAAAAACAAAGATTGCAAGAAAGTTTGGAGTTGCAATCTACGGAGATGACAAAAACTTCGAGAAAAGAAAAAACCAACCGCCGGGACAACACGGTGTGAACAAAAGAAGAAACCAGAAGAAATCGGAATATGCTGTTCAGTTAATGGAGAAGCAGAAAGCGAAATATACTTATGGAATTTTAGAGAAGCAATTCGCTAACCTATACGAAAAAGCTAACAGAGCAAAAGGCGTTACAGGTGAAGTTCTTTTACAATTATGTGAATCAAGATTAGACAATGTAGTGTATAGATTAGGGTTTGCAAAAACCAGAGCTGGAGCAAGACAATTGGTTTCTCACAGACACATCACTGTAAACGGAGAATTGGTAAACATCGCTTCATATTCTATGAAAGCTGGTGACGTAGTTGCTGTGAGAGAGAAATCAAAATCTCTTGAAGTAATTGCTGATTCATTGGCTTACAGATCTACTTATGAGTGGTTACAATTTAACGACGAAACCAAATCTGGTACTTTCGTATCTGCTCCGGAGAGAATCCAAATCCCGGAAGATTTGAAAGAACAGTTGATCGTCGAACTTTACTCTAAATAATAATTTTTTCAAATTTTTGCTCAACCCAAATTATATGGCAATTTTAACATTTATTAAACCCGATAAAGTAATCCTCCTTAACTCCAATGAATTCAAAGGTCAATTTGAATTCAGACCATTAGAGCAAGGGTTCGGACTTACCATCGGTAATGCTTTGAGAAGAGTTTTACTTTCTTCTCTTGAAGGATATGCTATTTCATCTATCAAAATAGAAGGCGTAGAGCACGAATTTTCAACAATTCCAGGTGTAATTGAAGACGTTACAGAAATTATTCTGAATCTGAAACAATTAAGACTAAGAGCAAAATCTGAGACTGCAACTGCAGAAGAAGTTACTGCCAAAGTATCTGGGCAAACTACTGTAACAGCTGGCGACTTAGGAAAATCAATGCAAGATTTTGAAGTATTGAATCCTGATTTAGTAATCTGTTCAACAAACAAAGACGTGAAATTTGAAATCACGTTCAATATTGAAAAAGGTAGAGGTTATGTTCCTTCCGAACAAAACAAATCAAACAATGCTCCTATCGGAACTATTGCTATTGATTCAATCTATACTCCGATCAAAAAAGTACAGTACAGTGTTGAAAACTATCGTGTCGAGCAAAAAACAGACTACGAAAAACTTGTTTTGGATATTGAAACTGATGGTTCTATCAGTCCTCAAAATGCTTTAACTGAAGCTTCTAAGATATTAATTTATCATTTCATGTTGTTCTCCGATGAGAGAATTACTTTGGAAACTGAAGCGGTGAAAGCATCTATTCAATACGATGAAGAAACTTTACATACAAGACAACTTCTTAAATCTAAATTAGTAGATATGGATCTGTCTGTAAGAGCATTAAACTGCTTGAAAGCTGCTGAAGTGGAAACTTTAGGAGAGTTGGTTTCTTATACCAAGTCTGATTTGATGAAATTCAGAAATTTCGGTAAAAAATCTTTAACAGAATTAGAAGAATTAGTGCATGCAAAAGGTCTTAACTTCGGTTTCGACGTTGCTAA
Encoded here:
- the rpsD gene encoding 30S ribosomal protein S4, with protein sequence MARYIGPKTKIARKFGVAIYGDDKNFEKRKNQPPGQHGVNKRRNQKKSEYAVQLMEKQKAKYTYGILEKQFANLYEKANRAKGVTGEVLLQLCESRLDNVVYRLGFAKTRAGARQLVSHRHITVNGELVNIASYSMKAGDVVAVREKSKSLEVIADSLAYRSTYEWLQFNDETKSGTFVSAPERIQIPEDLKEQLIVELYSK
- the rpsK gene encoding 30S ribosomal protein S11, which codes for MAKQTKAVKKRKVKVEAIGEAHIQATFNNIIISLTNKSGEVISWASAGKMGFRGSKKNTPFAAQMAAENCSTVAHDAGLRRVKVYVKGPGAGRESAIRTIHNSGIEVSEIVDVTPMPHNGCRPPKRRRV
- the rpsM gene encoding 30S ribosomal protein S13; the encoded protein is MARISGIDLPKNKRGVIGLTYIYGVGRSTSSEILKAAGISEDKKVNEWNDDELALIRNYITENIKVEGELRSETQLNIKRLMDIGCQRGIRHRLGLPLRGQRTKNNSRTRKGKRKTVANKKKASK
- a CDS encoding DNA-directed RNA polymerase subunit alpha codes for the protein MAILTFIKPDKVILLNSNEFKGQFEFRPLEQGFGLTIGNALRRVLLSSLEGYAISSIKIEGVEHEFSTIPGVIEDVTEIILNLKQLRLRAKSETATAEEVTAKVSGQTTVTAGDLGKSMQDFEVLNPDLVICSTNKDVKFEITFNIEKGRGYVPSEQNKSNNAPIGTIAIDSIYTPIKKVQYSVENYRVEQKTDYEKLVLDIETDGSISPQNALTEASKILIYHFMLFSDERITLETEAVKASIQYDEETLHTRQLLKSKLVDMDLSVRALNCLKAAEVETLGELVSYTKSDLMKFRNFGKKSLTELEELVHAKGLNFGFDVAKYKLDADK
- the secY gene encoding preprotein translocase subunit SecY produces the protein MKEFIQTLKNIWSLKELREKILFTLGIVLVYRFASYISLPAINMAEVGNLLDIYKNQGGNKQGAGLLGLLSSFTGGAFSRASIMALGIMPYISASIIVQLMGMAIPYLQKLQKDGESGRNTLNQITRWLTIAVCLVQAPSYLTSITQMFLPHAQFASAYYVNPQSIMFWLPSIVILVAGSVFAMWLGEKITDKGIGNGISILIMVGILADFPGAFIQEVATQTGKGGFGTIMILIEILFWMLVVLLAIVLSVAVRKIPIQYVSRAQARGGVNKNLMQGARQWIPLKVNASGVMPIIFAQALMFVPGLLTKVDETNTFLAGFKNVFSWQYNVLFALLIIIFSFFYTAITIPVNQMADDLKRNGGLIPKVRPGKETADYLDDILSKITLPGSIFLAIFAILPALVHGAFVQTDRFALFFGGTSLLIMVGVILDTVQQINTYLLNHHYDGLMQSKLSRTNNNL
- the rpmJ gene encoding 50S ribosomal protein L36 — encoded protein: MKVRASIKKRSADCKIVRRKGVLFVINKKNPKFKQRQG
- the infA gene encoding translation initiation factor IF-1, whose translation is MAKQKHIEQDGVITEALSNAQFRVELENGHVLIAHISGKMRMHYIKLLPGDKVKLELSPYDLSKGRITFRY